A stretch of DNA from Bacillus sp. NP157:
GGGCTTGACGAGCTTGCCGAGCGCCATGGCGGCCGCCGGGTTGCGTTCCTTGGCCGCCGAAATGAAAAACACGAACACATCCCGTGGCTTGCCACCGGCCAGGGGCTTGTCCACGTGAGGCAATGCCGCGGGGTCGTCGCCCGCCGCCCATGCGCTGGCCTGGGCCGCGATGTCCTGCAGCCCTTTCGCGGTATAGCCGTTCGTGCGGCTGGACTGGCTGCGCATCAGCCGGGCATAGGCAAACGGTCCGGTCAGGTCGGCCAGGTTGGGATGGTCGGGCGAATCGGTGTAGACGGTCGCCACGCCATGCTTGCGCGCCAGCGCGACCCAGCGCGGGTCGCGGAAACTCTCGTGGCGTACCTCCACGGCGTGGCGGAGCGCCACGCCACCCACCGATGCCGGCAACAGGTCGAGGAAGGCGGCGATGTCATCCGGGTCGAACACACGCGTGGGCAGGAACTGCCACAGCACGGGGCCAAGCCGGTCGCCGAGCGCCACCACGCCTTCGAGGAAGCGCCCGATCCGCTCGCCGGTGGTCCCGAGCAGCTTCGTCTGCACGATGTGCCGCGGCGCCTTCACCGAGAAGACGAAGCCATCCGGCACCGTCGCGGCCCACTGCCGGTAGATCGCCGCCGACGGCGCGCGGTAATAGGTGCCATTGATCTCGATGGCGCTGACCTTGCCGCTGGCGTATTCCAGCTCGCGCTTCTGCACGAGGCCGTCGGGATAGAACACCCCGCGCCAGGGCGCGAAGGTCCAACCCCCCATGCCGGTGCGGATGATGCCGTGGGCTTTGCGTCGTGGTGCCATGGTGTCCCTATGCTGGCAGGCGTGGGGTGGAGGGCATGTCGTTACATGCCGCCACGGCATGGATCGGCCATACTCGCGGCCCGTACCCTGCCATGCGCCATCCATGCCCACCATCCGGATCATGACCGTCGACGACCACCCGCTGCTGCGCGAAGGCATCGCGGCGGTGCTCGAAGGCCAGCCCGGCCTGGAACTGGTGGCTGAGGCGAGCACGGGCGAGGAAGCGGTGCTCCGCTATCGCGCGCTGCGCCCGGACCTGACCCTGATGGACCTGCAGATGCCCGGCATGGGCGGCATTGCCGCCATCGAAGCGATTCGTGCGGAATTCCCCGACGCGCGGATCCTCGTGCTCACCACGTATCGCGGCGACGTGCAGGCGCTGCGTGCGTTCCGCGCGGGCGCACAGGGCTACCTGCTGAAAAGCGAACTGCGCAAGGACATGCTCAACACCATCGCCCAGCTGATGGAGGGCAAGCGCCGCATCCCCGACGAAATCGCGCACGAGATGGCCGGGCATGCCAACGACGACGAGCTGACCCCGCGTGAGACCCAGGTGCTCATCCATGTCGCCACCGGCGCCGCCAACCGCGATGTCGCGCTGCTGCTCGGCATCGCCGAGGAAACCGTCAAGGCGCACATGAAAAGCATCCTCGCCAAGCTGCAGGCGAACGATCGCACCCATGCGGTCGCCATCGCGCTACGCCGCGGCATCATCGACCTGTGAGGCGCACCCCGCGCACCGGCCTCAGCCGCGTGCGTGCGCGTAGCGCTTCCGATACTCCGCCGGCGTGACCCCCAGCTTGCGCATGAAGGCGCGGCGCAGCCCGTTCGCATCCGCGTAACCGAGCTTCGCCGCCACCCGCTTGGGCGTGTCCTGGCCTTCTTCCAGCCAGCGGCGGGCCGCCTCGACGCGCATGTTTTCGACGAACTCCGCGGGCGTCATGCCCACGTCGTGATGGAACACACGGGCGAAGTGCCGGGCGCTCATGCCCACGCGCTCGGCCATCGAGGCGACGCTGTGGCCTTCGCCGGGATGCGCGGCGACGTAGCGCTGCAGTTCCTGCAGGGCGCCGCGGCCGGCCGGCGCCGCCTGGCCGTGGCGACTGAACTGCATCTGCCCGCCGGGCCGGCGGTAGAACACCACCAGCTCGGCGGCGATCGCCATGGCGAGGTCACGGCCGAAGTCTTCTTCGACCAGATCGATGGCCAGGTCCATGCCGGCGGTGACCCCGGCGGCCGTGCACACGGGCCCATCGCGCATGACGAAGGCATCGGCTTCGACGGTGAGCGCCGGATGGCGCTGGGCAAGCAGTTCGGCGACCTTCCAGTGCGTGGTGACCCGGCGATCGTCGAGCAGGCCGGTCTGCGCGAACAGCAGGGCGCCGCTACAGATCGAGCCATAGCGTCGCGCACGGGCCGCATGCCGGCGCAGCCAGTCCAGCGTGCGTGGCTCGGACGCGGCGTTGGCCAGGTCGGGCGAGCCGGCGACCAGCAGCGTATCGAGCGCGTCGATGTCGTCGAGGATGCTGCGGTCGGGCAGGAAGCGCATGCCGGAGGAGGCCGCCACGGCAAGCGGCGCGGTGCCGACCGTGAGCACCTTGTAGGCCTCGCGGCCAAGCTGGCGGTTGGCCTCGGCGAACACGTCGGCGGGGCCGGACACGTCGAGCATCTGCACCCCCGGTGGGGCAAGCAGGGTGATGATCAGGGGCAGGGACGGCCGCATGGGGTGCAATCTGGCAGGTTTGGCTACTTCGTGTCAAATAAGGACGGTCCGGGCGTGGCGTGAAATAACCCTACCTTCCTGACAGGCACGGCCATGACCACCACGATCGCAGGTATCCCCGACAGCCAGCTGGCGCGCGAGATCACCGAGCTGGTCCGCGATAGCGAAACCGAGCTGCTGTTCCACCATTCCCGCCGCGTCTTCCTGTTCGGCGCGCTGACCGGCAAGGCGAAAGGCCTCGCGTTCGATCCGGAGCTGCTCTATGCCGGCGCCATGTTCCACGACATGGGCCTGGTCCCGGCGCATGCGAGCCCGGACAAGCGCTTCGAGGTCGACGGCGCCAACGTCGCCCAGGCCTTCCTGCGTGCCCGTGGCATCCCCGAAGCCGACGTCGACGTGGTCTGGGCATCGATCGCGCTGCACACCACGCCCGGCATCCCGGAATTCATGAAGCCGGAGATCGCTTTGGTCACCGCGGGCGTCGAGATGGACGTGCTGGGCCTCGGCTTCGGCAACGTGGCCACGCTGGACCGCGAGGCCGTCGCCGCGGCGCATCCGCGCGGCCCGGCGTTCAAGGAGGGGATCATCGACGCGTTCTACCAGGGCGTGCGCGGCAAGCCGGAAACGACCTTCGGCAACGTCAAGGCCGACGTCATGGCCTACAAGGAACCGCATTTCCATCGCGGCAATTTCTGCGAGTGCATCCTGGGCAATCGCTGGCCGACCTGAGCATTTCGTGCCGGACCGAGGGATGACGGATTTGATCTGATAATCAGTCGCATTTACGATAGGCGCCCCTCGCAGTTCCCCAAGGCGCCCGCATGTCCGTCCGTCCCACCGCCCTCGCCCTCGCGCTGGCCGGCGTCTTCGCCGCGCACGCCGCGTCCGGCCAGGACGCCACGCCGCCGCCGGCCTCCACCAACCTCGAAGGCGTGAAGGTCGTCGGTGACTGGCTCGGCGATGCGAAAGCCAACGTGGTCCAGGACCACCCGGGCGCGCGTACGGTGGTCCGCCGCGAAGAGCTGCGCGAAGCGGGTGCGACCAACCTGCGCGACGCCCTGCGCCGGATCCCCGGCGTCCAGGTCCAGGAAAGCAACGGCACCGGCGGCAGCGACGTGTCGCTCAACGTGGGCGTGCGTGGCCTGACCTCGCGCCTGTCGCCGCGCTCGACCATCCTGCTGGATGGCGTGCCGCTGGCGGTGGCCCCGTATGGCCAGCCGCAGGTATCGATGGCACCGGTCGGGCTGGGCAACCTGCAGGCGGTCGACGTCGTCCGCGGCGGCGGTTCGGTGCGCTATGGGCCGCAGAACGTCGGCGGCATCATCAACTTCGTCACCCGCGACATCCCGGAAACCTTCGGCGGCAGCGCCGGCGTGCAGTTCCAGGGCAGCGAGCACGGCGGGATTCGCACCAACACCACGGCCTTCGTCGGCGGCACCACCGACAAGGGCCTGGGCCTCGCGCTCCTCTACAACGGCCTGCACGGCCCGGGCTACCGCGAGCACGAAGACAACGAAAGCATCGACGACGTCATGCTGAAGGCGAAGTACGCCATCGGCAGCGACGACACGCTCACCGGCAGCATCCATCATTACGATGGCCAGGCCGGCATGCCAGGCGGCCTCACCCAGGCCGACTACGACGCCGACCCGTTCCAGGCGCGCCGTCCCTACGACGATTTCCACGGACGCCGCACCGACTACGTGGTGAAGTACAGCCACGTGGAAGACCGCCGTTCGTTCGAGGTGCAGTCGTATTACTCGGACAGTTTCCGCGGCAGCCATATCGAAACGATCACGCAGAACCCGAACGGCAGCTACACCCACCAGCTCAACGCGTATCCGCGCAACTACCACGTGTTCGCGATCGAGCCGCGCTATTCGCAGCTGTTCGACTGGGGCCAGGTGACGCACGAGATCGGCATCGGCTATCGCTACACCAACGAAGCGATGCACGAGCGCACCGACCGCAACAACAAGTTCACCTCGAACCTCTGGTACACGCCGTTCACCGGCGATCCGTACAACGGTCCGTACGTGCTGTCGGGCAACAACACCGGCAGCAACGAAGCGCACGCGCTGTACATCGACGACGCGATCAACGCGGGCAACTGGACGATCACGCCCGGCCTGCGTTACGAGCGCATCCGCAGCCAGTGGGAAGCGCACCCGAGCAGCACGGTGATCGTGAAGGGGCCGACCGCGCGCCGCGAGGATTACTCCAGGCCGCTGCCGTCGCTCAACGTCATGTATCACCTGAGCGACGCGTGGAAGCTCTACGCCAACGCGGAAACCTCGTTCGGTTCCTTGCAGTATTTCCAGATCGGGCAGAAGGATTCGACCGGGCAGTTCGCCCAGGGCCTCGAGCCGGAACTCGCGCGCACCTATGAAATCGGCACGCGCTACGACACGAAGGCGTGGGGCGGCGAAGTCAGCCTGTTCCGGATCAACTTCGACCACGAGCTGCAGCTGGTCGGCAAGCTGCCCAACGTGCCGGATTCGTACGAAGGCTGGACCAGCCTGGGCGCGACCACGCACAAGGGCGTGGAAACCTCGGCGCACGTCGACCTCGGCTCCTTCGCCGATGCACTGGACGGCCTGACCCTGTGGGGCACGGCGACGTACACGCACGCGATCTACAAGCACGGTTCGTTCGAAGGCAAGGACCTGCCCTTCTATTCGCGACGCACGGCCAACCTCGGCCTGCGCTATGCCGTGGCGGCGTGGACGTTCAACCTCGATGCGTTCTCGCAGTCGCGCCAGCATTCGCCGGGCTCGCCCAGTTTCGATCCGGCTAATCCGACCGCGTACATCACCGCGCCTTCGGCCAACGGCGACCTCGGCAACATCCCCGGCTGGACGACCTGGAACACGCGCGCCGAGTACGCCTTCGGCCCCTCGCTGGCGAACCTGCGCGTCGGCGCCGGCGTGAAGAACGTCTTCGACCGTCGCTACTTCACGCGTTCCACCGACAATAACGACGGCCTTTACGTCGGCATGCCACGCACGTACTTTGTCCAGGCCTCGGTGGACTTCTGATGAGCCCTCGCCCGCGTCGCTTCCGCACCACCCTCAAGACCCTGCACCTGTGGCTGGGCCTTTCGCTTGGCCTGTTGCTGGCGCTGGTTACCCTGTCCGGCAGCGTGCTGCTGTGGGAGCAACCGTTGCTGCGCGCGGGGCACCCGGAGCTTGCCGAACGACCCCTGCCGGATCTCGCCACCCAGGCTCATTCGCTGCAGGCGATCCTTGCCTCGCCGCAGGCCAGGGGCATGCGCGGCCTGTCGCTTCCCGATGCGGAACTACCGGTGTGGGAAGCGCAGGCGCGCGGTGGTGACCGGGTCTACTTCGATGCCAGCACGGGTAAAGCACTGCTCACCCGGCACAAGAGCGGCGATGGCCTGCTGACCCTGCTCGACTGGCATACCCACCTGCTCACCGGCGAGATCGGCGAAACGGTGCTCGGCGTCGTCGCGATCACCGGCCTGTTCATGCTGTTCTCCGGCGCATGGCTGTATTGGCCAGGGCGCCAGCGCGCACTAAAACACCTGAAGCCACACGCGAATCCACCCGTGCTGCGCTGGGCCAGCTTCCACCGCGCGGTCGGTGTCGTCGCCCTGCCCTTGCTGATCGTCATGATCGGCACCGGTACCACCATGGCGTACCGCGGCGCGGTGCGGAACGGTCTCACCGCAGCCTTTGGCGAACGCCCGCCGGCCAAGCCACCGAAGACCGATGCGCTGGAAGGGCCGGTCGACTGGGCCGCCGTGCTGGCCAACGCGCAGGCCGCCGCACCCGATGCGGAGCTGACCCGCGTGATGTTGCCCGGCAAGGATGCCGGCACGATCGTGATGCGCGTTCGCCGCGCTGGCGAGTGGAACCTGGCCGGCCGCAGCACGCTGTTCATCGACGGCCACGACGCCCGCGTCATCGGCGGCGAGGACGCGACGAAACTGGGGACGGGTGGCCGCCTGTCGAACGCGCTGTTCCCGATCCATTCCGCCGCGGTGGGTGGCCTGGCCTGGCGCATCGTCGCCACGATCACGGGTTTGCTGCCGAGCTTCCTGCTGGTCACCGGCTTCCTGTTCTGGCGTGCGCGCACGCGTCGCCGTTCCAACGCCTGACGGCCATCCCCACGCCACATTCGTGGCCGGGCTTGCCCGTACCCTGTGCGTCCCCCTTCGTGGAACGCCGACCATGCGCCGCACCCTGCCCCTGCTTCTTGCGTCAGCCGCCCTGCCCGCGTTTGCCCACGCGCCCACCGCGCCGGTGCCCGCGTGGAGCGAACCCAGCCCGCCGCACGCGATCTACGGGAACAGTTACCAGGTCGGCAGCAAGGGCTTGTCGGCGATCCTTGTCACGTCGCCGCAAGGCCACATCCTGATCGACGGGACGTGGACCGGCAACGCGCCGCTGATCGAAGCCAACATCCGCAAGCTTGGCTTCCGCGTGGAGGACATCAGGCTCATCCTCAACTCGCATGCACACCACGACCATGCCGGTGCGATCGCACGGATCGCGAAGGACAGCGGCGCCAGCGTGCGCGCGACGCCGGCCGGTGCCAAAGCCATGCGCCTGGGCGGCAAGGATCCGGACGATCCGCAGTACGTCAACGACGGCAAGGACGTCTATCCCGCGATCGATGCGACGGGCGACATCGCGGACGGCACCGTCGTCACCGTCGGCCCGCTGAAGCTCACCGCGCACATCACGCCGGGCCATACGCCGGGCGGCACGGCGTGGACCTGGGATGCCTGCGAAGGCGCGGTGTGCAAACACATCGCCTATGTCGACAGCCTTTACGCGTTCTCGTCGGCGACGTATCGCTACAGCGACCATCCCGCGTACGTGGCGGCGTACCGCAAGACCTTCGACCGGGTGGCGACGCTGCCCTGCGACATCCTCGTGACGCCGCATCCGGAGCAGGGTGAAGGCGAAACCTGCGCGAGCTACGCGCAGGCGGGCCGCGACCGTCTTGAGGAGAAACTCAAGGAAGAAGCGGCCACGGGGCAGCCGCGCAAGTAAGCGCGCTGGCCTGGGCGGGACGGCGTCTGGCCACGACGCCCGACGCTGCGCTCGTCAGGCCGGCGTGGCCAGCGATGCCGCGATGCGCGCGTCCTTCTCGGCCCACAGCTCGTTGATCCAGGCCTGGAAGCGCTCGCGATATGCGCTGTCGTTCTCGTAGTCGCCGCGCATGGCATCGAGGATCGGCAGCTGGCGCACGTGGATGCGGATCTCGCGGATCCGGCCGGCGATCATGTCCATCATGCTGCCGGCCCCGTCGGGGTAGACGATCGTGACGTCGAGGATGTGCCGGATCGCATCACCCATCGCGTCGACGACGAAGGCCACGCCGCCCGCCTTCGGCCGCAGCAGGTGGCGGTACGGCGAGCCCTGGGCGTCATGCTTGGCCTGGGTGAACCGGGTGCCTTCGGTGAAGTTCATGATCGCAACGGGCACGTGGCGGAACTTCGCACAGGCGCGCCGGGTGGCATCGCGATCCTTGGATTTCAGCTCCGGATGCCGCTCCAGCTCTTCGCGCGAATGGCGCTTCATGAAGGGGAAGTCGAGCGCCCACCATGCCGGCCCCAGCAAGGGCACCCAGATCAGCTGGCTCTTCAGGAAGAAGCGCATGAACGGGATGCGCCGGTTGAAGATCTTCTGCAGCGCGGGGATGTCGATCCAGCTCTGGTGGTTGCACACCACCAGGTAGTTCTCGCGCACGGACAGCCCATCCACGCCTTCCACGGTCCAGCGCGTGCGGGTGAACGCGCCCCACAGCCAGCCATTGAAGCTCAGCCAGCTTTCCGCGATGTGCACCAGCGCCAGGCCGCACGCATCGCGCCATGGGCGCACCGGCAGCAGAAGCCGGACCAGGGTCAACAGGAGCAGCGGCGTCACGTGCAGCACCGTGTTGCCCAGCAGGAACAGGCAGGCAAGCGTGACGCGCAGGAAGGTGGGCAGCGTAGCGAACATGGGCTCGGAGGGCTGGGGCGGAATGCCCGAGTTTACAGGCCCAGCCGCTCGATCACGTCATCCAGGTCCTGGCGCAGGCTGTCGATGCCCTCCCAGGGGTCTTTCTTCTGCCGGGCCAGTCGTTTGGGCACGCTGTGGATGGTGAAGTCGGCGCCGGACCTGAGCTTGCCCAGGTCTTCCCAGCGCAGCGGCACGGCCACCGGCGCCCCCGCGCGGGCGCGCAGCGAATACGAGGCGACCGCCGTGGCTCCGCGCCCGTTGCGCAGGTAGTCGAGGTAGATCTTGCCGCCGCGCACCTTCTTCGTCGCGGTGGCAACGAACTCCAGCGGGTGCGCCTCGGCCATGGCTTCGGCGAAACCACGCGCGAAGGTCCGCACCGTGTCCCATCCGGCGGCGGGCGACAGCGGCACGACCACGTGCAGGCCCTTGCCGCCGGTG
This window harbors:
- the bla gene encoding subclass B3 metallo-beta-lactamase, whose protein sequence is MRRTLPLLLASAALPAFAHAPTAPVPAWSEPSPPHAIYGNSYQVGSKGLSAILVTSPQGHILIDGTWTGNAPLIEANIRKLGFRVEDIRLILNSHAHHDHAGAIARIAKDSGASVRATPAGAKAMRLGGKDPDDPQYVNDGKDVYPAIDATGDIADGTVVTVGPLKLTAHITPGHTPGGTAWTWDACEGAVCKHIAYVDSLYAFSSATYRYSDHPAYVAAYRKTFDRVATLPCDILVTPHPEQGEGETCASYAQAGRDRLEEKLKEEAATGQPRK
- a CDS encoding DUF72 domain-containing protein, whose translation is MAPRRKAHGIIRTGMGGWTFAPWRGVFYPDGLVQKRELEYASGKVSAIEINGTYYRAPSAAIYRQWAATVPDGFVFSVKAPRHIVQTKLLGTTGERIGRFLEGVVALGDRLGPVLWQFLPTRVFDPDDIAAFLDLLPASVGGVALRHAVEVRHESFRDPRWVALARKHGVATVYTDSPDHPNLADLTGPFAYARLMRSQSSRTNGYTAKGLQDIAAQASAWAAGDDPAALPHVDKPLAGGKPRDVFVFFISAAKERNPAAAMALGKLVKPA
- a CDS encoding DJ-1/PfpI family protein produces the protein MRPSLPLIITLLAPPGVQMLDVSGPADVFAEANRQLGREAYKVLTVGTAPLAVAASSGMRFLPDRSILDDIDALDTLLVAGSPDLANAASEPRTLDWLRRHAARARRYGSICSGALLFAQTGLLDDRRVTTHWKVAELLAQRHPALTVEADAFVMRDGPVCTAAGVTAGMDLAIDLVEEDFGRDLAMAIAAELVVFYRRPGGQMQFSRHGQAAPAGRGALQELQRYVAAHPGEGHSVASMAERVGMSARHFARVFHHDVGMTPAEFVENMRVEAARRWLEEGQDTPKRVAAKLGYADANGLRRAFMRKLGVTPAEYRKRYAHARG
- a CDS encoding HD domain-containing protein, with protein sequence MTTTIAGIPDSQLAREITELVRDSETELLFHHSRRVFLFGALTGKAKGLAFDPELLYAGAMFHDMGLVPAHASPDKRFEVDGANVAQAFLRARGIPEADVDVVWASIALHTTPGIPEFMKPEIALVTAGVEMDVLGLGFGNVATLDREAVAAAHPRGPAFKEGIIDAFYQGVRGKPETTFGNVKADVMAYKEPHFHRGNFCECILGNRWPT
- a CDS encoding acyltransferase translates to MFATLPTFLRVTLACLFLLGNTVLHVTPLLLLTLVRLLLPVRPWRDACGLALVHIAESWLSFNGWLWGAFTRTRWTVEGVDGLSVRENYLVVCNHQSWIDIPALQKIFNRRIPFMRFFLKSQLIWVPLLGPAWWALDFPFMKRHSREELERHPELKSKDRDATRRACAKFRHVPVAIMNFTEGTRFTQAKHDAQGSPYRHLLRPKAGGVAFVVDAMGDAIRHILDVTIVYPDGAGSMMDMIAGRIREIRIHVRQLPILDAMRGDYENDSAYRERFQAWINELWAEKDARIAASLATPA
- a CDS encoding TonB-dependent siderophore receptor, which encodes MSVRPTALALALAGVFAAHAASGQDATPPPASTNLEGVKVVGDWLGDAKANVVQDHPGARTVVRREELREAGATNLRDALRRIPGVQVQESNGTGGSDVSLNVGVRGLTSRLSPRSTILLDGVPLAVAPYGQPQVSMAPVGLGNLQAVDVVRGGGSVRYGPQNVGGIINFVTRDIPETFGGSAGVQFQGSEHGGIRTNTTAFVGGTTDKGLGLALLYNGLHGPGYREHEDNESIDDVMLKAKYAIGSDDTLTGSIHHYDGQAGMPGGLTQADYDADPFQARRPYDDFHGRRTDYVVKYSHVEDRRSFEVQSYYSDSFRGSHIETITQNPNGSYTHQLNAYPRNYHVFAIEPRYSQLFDWGQVTHEIGIGYRYTNEAMHERTDRNNKFTSNLWYTPFTGDPYNGPYVLSGNNTGSNEAHALYIDDAINAGNWTITPGLRYERIRSQWEAHPSSTVIVKGPTARREDYSRPLPSLNVMYHLSDAWKLYANAETSFGSLQYFQIGQKDSTGQFAQGLEPELARTYEIGTRYDTKAWGGEVSLFRINFDHELQLVGKLPNVPDSYEGWTSLGATTHKGVETSAHVDLGSFADALDGLTLWGTATYTHAIYKHGSFEGKDLPFYSRRTANLGLRYAVAAWTFNLDAFSQSRQHSPGSPSFDPANPTAYITAPSANGDLGNIPGWTTWNTRAEYAFGPSLANLRVGAGVKNVFDRRYFTRSTDNNDGLYVGMPRTYFVQASVDF
- a CDS encoding PepSY domain-containing protein is translated as MSPRPRRFRTTLKTLHLWLGLSLGLLLALVTLSGSVLLWEQPLLRAGHPELAERPLPDLATQAHSLQAILASPQARGMRGLSLPDAELPVWEAQARGGDRVYFDASTGKALLTRHKSGDGLLTLLDWHTHLLTGEIGETVLGVVAITGLFMLFSGAWLYWPGRQRALKHLKPHANPPVLRWASFHRAVGVVALPLLIVMIGTGTTMAYRGAVRNGLTAAFGERPPAKPPKTDALEGPVDWAAVLANAQAAAPDAELTRVMLPGKDAGTIVMRVRRAGEWNLAGRSTLFIDGHDARVIGGEDATKLGTGGRLSNALFPIHSAAVGGLAWRIVATITGLLPSFLLVTGFLFWRARTRRRSNA
- a CDS encoding response regulator transcription factor — its product is MPTIRIMTVDDHPLLREGIAAVLEGQPGLELVAEASTGEEAVLRYRALRPDLTLMDLQMPGMGGIAAIEAIRAEFPDARILVLTTYRGDVQALRAFRAGAQGYLLKSELRKDMLNTIAQLMEGKRRIPDEIAHEMAGHANDDELTPRETQVLIHVATGAANRDVALLLGIAEETVKAHMKSILAKLQANDRTHAVAIALRRGIIDL